One Bosea sp. 685 DNA segment encodes these proteins:
- a CDS encoding ABC transporter ATP-binding protein, whose product MTIPALGKAVSIRRLDKHYGGTKALEGVSLEIAAGEFCTLLGASGSGKTTLLKTIAGFESYDAGAILVGGADIGPVPVSKRNIGMVFQNYALFPHMSVRRNVAFGLEMRRLAKREVDARVEEALALVDLTALAERQPRQLSGGQQQRVALARALVIRPDILLMDEPLGALDKNLRQSIQLELKRLHAAVGATVVYVTHDQEEALFLSDRIALMDKGRIVQTASPQELYAKPANRFVASFLGECNFIAMEAGEVAVRPEKTRLGEQARVCDRMIQAEILSVIFIGRGYRILLSAGGHEIMALAEASDEIAALKPGQSVAVGFDQSDVMPLAAA is encoded by the coding sequence AAAGCGCTGGAGGGCGTCTCGCTGGAGATCGCGGCCGGCGAGTTCTGCACGCTGCTCGGCGCCTCCGGCTCGGGCAAGACGACGCTGCTCAAGACCATCGCCGGCTTCGAGAGCTATGATGCCGGTGCGATCCTGGTCGGTGGCGCGGATATCGGCCCCGTGCCGGTGTCGAAGCGCAATATCGGCATGGTCTTCCAGAACTATGCGCTGTTCCCGCATATGAGCGTGCGCCGCAACGTCGCCTTCGGCCTGGAGATGCGGCGTTTGGCGAAGCGGGAGGTCGATGCCCGTGTCGAGGAGGCGCTGGCGCTGGTCGATCTCACGGCGCTGGCCGAGCGGCAGCCGCGCCAGCTTTCGGGCGGGCAGCAGCAGCGTGTGGCGCTGGCGCGCGCCCTCGTCATCCGACCCGACATCCTGCTGATGGACGAGCCGCTCGGCGCACTCGACAAGAATCTGCGCCAGTCGATCCAGCTCGAACTGAAGCGGCTGCATGCGGCGGTCGGCGCGACGGTCGTCTATGTCACGCATGACCAGGAGGAGGCGCTTTTCCTCTCCGACAGGATCGCGCTGATGGACAAGGGCCGCATCGTGCAGACGGCGAGCCCGCAGGAGCTTTATGCGAAGCCGGCGAACCGTTTCGTCGCAAGCTTCCTCGGCGAGTGCAATTTCATCGCGATGGAGGCGGGCGAGGTCGCGGTCAGGCCGGAGAAGACGCGCCTCGGCGAGCAGGCCAGGGTCTGCGACCGCATGATCCAGGCCGAGATCCTGTCGGTGATCTTCATCGGCCGGGGCTACCGCATCCTGCTCAGCGCCGGCGGGCACGAGATCATGGCGCTGGCCGAGGCCAGCGACGAGATCGCCGCGCTTAAGCCCGGCCAGAGCGTCGCGGTCGGCTTCGACCAGAGCGACGTCATGCCGTTGGCCGCGGCCTGA